A genomic window from Rhizobium sp. EC-SD404 includes:
- a CDS encoding FAD-binding monooxygenase — MQFHLNGFRTGDPSVAPSASTDPEIKSAQSASEEVDVLIIGCGPAGLTLAAQLAAFPDITTMIVDQKPGPLELGQADGIACRTMEMFEAFGFSEKVLKEAYWVNETSFWKPDPENPRNIARSGRIQDTEDGLSEFPHVILNQARVHDFFLETMRNAPTRLDPHYGRRVAGLEIAQGEKAGTHPVSVTLERANENGAQTIETVRARYVVGCDGARSAVRQALGKPLLGDSANHAWGVMDVLAVSDFPDIRLKAAIHSANEGNVLIIPREGGYLVRLYIEMDKLNKDERVSNRNITSEQLIAAAQRILHPYTLDVKEVAWWSVYEIGQRLCASFDDRPEGAVDDRLPRVFIAGDACHTHSPKAGQGMNVSMQDSFNLGWKLAGVLRNILKPEVLNTYSDERQAIAQELIDFDREFAKMFSARPKTSGNGDDQGVDPNEFQRYFVKQGRFTAGTATQYSKSLLTGNGTHQNLTAGFPVGMRFHSAPVIRFADAKPMQLGHVVKADGRWRIFVFEGSGVTPTDQPARSGSMMKLCHFLADDLASPLLRYTPPGADIDAIIDLRAVYQTDHQSLSRDRLHPLLTPRKGRYGLIDHEKVFCPDLKTGPDIFDLRNIDRVTGCLVVVRPDQYVAEVLPLDAYAELTAFFDRVMIGRG; from the coding sequence ATGCAGTTCCATCTCAACGGCTTTCGCACGGGCGATCCATCCGTCGCGCCATCAGCCAGCACCGATCCTGAAATCAAGTCCGCACAGTCGGCGAGCGAAGAGGTGGACGTGCTGATCATCGGTTGCGGTCCGGCCGGTTTGACGCTGGCTGCCCAGCTTGCCGCTTTTCCCGACATCACCACGATGATCGTCGATCAGAAGCCGGGCCCACTCGAACTCGGCCAGGCCGACGGCATCGCATGCCGCACGATGGAAATGTTCGAAGCCTTCGGTTTCAGCGAAAAGGTGCTGAAGGAGGCCTATTGGGTCAACGAGACGTCTTTCTGGAAACCGGATCCGGAAAACCCGCGCAACATTGCACGAAGCGGACGCATTCAGGATACCGAAGACGGCCTATCGGAGTTCCCGCATGTCATCTTGAACCAGGCGCGCGTCCATGACTTCTTTCTCGAAACGATGCGCAACGCACCGACCCGCCTGGACCCGCACTATGGCCGACGCGTCGCAGGCCTAGAGATTGCACAAGGCGAGAAAGCCGGGACCCACCCCGTGTCGGTGACGCTCGAGCGGGCTAATGAGAACGGCGCACAAACGATCGAAACCGTCAGGGCGCGCTACGTGGTCGGCTGCGATGGCGCCCGAAGTGCTGTGCGGCAAGCGCTTGGCAAGCCACTGCTCGGTGATTCCGCCAACCATGCCTGGGGCGTGATGGACGTGCTCGCCGTCTCAGATTTTCCTGACATCCGCCTGAAGGCCGCAATTCACTCCGCCAACGAAGGCAATGTGCTCATCATCCCGCGCGAGGGCGGCTACCTCGTGCGGCTCTATATCGAGATGGACAAGCTCAATAAGGACGAGCGCGTCTCCAACCGCAACATCACGAGCGAGCAATTGATCGCCGCCGCACAACGCATCCTCCACCCCTACACTTTGGACGTGAAGGAAGTCGCATGGTGGTCCGTCTACGAGATCGGCCAGCGGCTCTGCGCAAGCTTCGACGATCGCCCTGAAGGCGCCGTTGACGACCGCCTGCCGCGCGTCTTCATCGCCGGCGACGCCTGCCATACGCACAGCCCGAAGGCGGGCCAAGGCATGAACGTCTCCATGCAGGACAGCTTCAATCTCGGTTGGAAGCTGGCAGGCGTGCTGCGCAACATCCTGAAGCCCGAAGTCCTCAACACCTACTCCGATGAACGCCAGGCGATTGCCCAGGAACTCATCGACTTCGATCGGGAATTCGCGAAAATGTTCAGCGCTCGGCCGAAAACGTCCGGCAATGGCGATGACCAAGGCGTCGATCCAAATGAATTTCAACGCTATTTCGTCAAACAGGGCCGGTTCACGGCCGGCACGGCAACGCAATATAGTAAGTCTTTGCTTACGGGTAACGGAACCCATCAGAATCTGACAGCTGGCTTCCCGGTCGGCATGCGCTTCCATTCCGCCCCGGTCATCCGTTTTGCCGATGCCAAGCCCATGCAGCTTGGCCATGTCGTAAAAGCCGACGGACGCTGGCGCATCTTTGTATTCGAAGGATCCGGCGTCACTCCGACGGACCAGCCGGCTCGATCGGGTTCAATGATGAAGCTCTGCCACTTCCTCGCGGACGACCTCGCTTCACCTCTCCTTAGATACACTCCACCTGGAGCGGATATCGATGCCATCATCGATCTGCGGGCGGTCTATCAGACCGACCACCAGTCCCTATCGCGCGACAGGCTGCATCCTCTCCTCACGCCTCGGAAGGGCCGTTACGGATTGATCGATCACGAAAAGGTCTTCTGCCCCGATCTCAAGACCGGTCCCGACATTTTCGACCTGCGCAACATCGACCGAGTGACCGGCTGCCTCGTCGTCGTCCGCCCGGACCAGTATGTGGCGGAAGTGCTGCCGCTCGACGCCTACGCCGAACTGACAGCATTCTTCGATCGAGTGATGATCGGCAGGGGTTGA
- the galE gene encoding UDP-glucose 4-epimerase GalE: MSVLVTGGAGYIGSHMVWELLDAGEDVVVLDRLSTGFDWAVAPEAKLVVGDIADQELVESTIRDNGVDAIIHFAGSVVVPDSVADPLTYYENNTSKTRSLLESTVRAGVPHFIFSSTAAVYGTPQKVPVTEDMPTQPESPYGASKLMTEWMLRDTAAAHDFAYTALRYFNVCGADPRLRTGQSTRGATHLIKVACETATGKRDFMEVFGGDYPTPDGTCIRDYIHVTDLVRAHRLALARLRNGGGSLLANCGYGRGYSVREVIDTVKKVTGFDFDVRERERRPGDAVTVVADAAIARRELGWTPELDDLDLIVTHAIEWERHLQKLNSSRA; this comes from the coding sequence ATGTCCGTACTGGTCACCGGCGGCGCCGGCTATATCGGCAGCCACATGGTCTGGGAACTGCTGGATGCGGGTGAAGATGTCGTCGTTCTCGACCGGCTGAGCACAGGGTTCGACTGGGCGGTGGCGCCGGAAGCAAAGCTCGTCGTCGGCGACATCGCCGATCAGGAGCTCGTCGAATCCACCATTCGCGACAATGGCGTCGATGCCATCATTCATTTCGCTGGCTCGGTCGTCGTGCCGGACTCCGTCGCCGACCCGCTCACCTACTACGAGAACAACACCTCCAAGACGCGGTCTCTCCTCGAGAGCACCGTTCGTGCCGGTGTGCCCCACTTCATCTTCTCGTCCACGGCCGCCGTCTACGGCACACCCCAGAAGGTGCCCGTTACCGAAGACATGCCGACCCAGCCGGAATCGCCCTATGGTGCCTCGAAGCTGATGACGGAGTGGATGCTGCGCGATACCGCCGCCGCCCATGATTTCGCCTATACGGCGCTGCGTTATTTCAACGTTTGCGGGGCGGATCCGCGCCTGCGCACCGGGCAATCCACGCGCGGCGCGACGCATCTGATCAAGGTCGCCTGCGAAACGGCAACCGGCAAGCGCGACTTCATGGAAGTATTCGGTGGCGACTACCCCACCCCGGACGGCACCTGCATTCGCGACTACATCCACGTCACCGATCTGGTGCGTGCGCACCGCCTCGCCCTAGCGCGCCTGCGCAATGGCGGCGGCAGCCTGCTCGCCAATTGCGGGTACGGCCGCGGTTATTCCGTGCGGGAAGTCATCGACACCGTAAAGAAGGTGACCGGATTCGATTTCGACGTTCGCGAGCGCGAGCGTCGACCTGGCGACGCCGTCACCGTGGTGGCCGATGCCGCGATCGCCCGTCGCGAATTGGGCTGGACGCCTGAACTCGACGATCTCGATCTGATCGTGACACACGCGATTGAGTGGGAACGTCACCTCCAGAAATTGAACTCCAGCCGGGCCTGA
- a CDS encoding glycosyltransferase yields MGTLNDSMAIAALKGRMKTRLDRERAAKPSPNGPARTFAKIDISVVLNLHDEARYLVRTLRSLLEAMQYAAQFGLRMELVVVLDNADAPTQTALSSFDLTAFDQFQVVEVSHGSLGPSRHAGIDAARGAIIATADGDDLVSFDYFHRMHGALKAGGPKSIVCPEYYLGFGTTCYVWKFLPLRTIGAASMMDNHPFVSRIMLYREAFKELHFADVSYKSGYAYEDWHFNCTAVAHGYDVAIAKDALVFYRERQKSMSRRFRAETPGLVPPSPFFEPARFHKIAWADFNGDLSHSEAPSFSAAAFADLPGMADLVAAANAIDPAISLGILKGRHGNTNFTRPAGLSRAYFELCGILAGQEFTDILLVPYLTRGGGEKFILSVLSALKAERPDTRCLVLGGQRIVQHHWVDRLPDDSLFVDLHSLGVTGLTEADIETITLRIIQHQPGLQRLHLKHCEYVDAFMRNHADRLGDVSTYFYHFCEAVDTVQGLRFENGFGFDLITEAGHRFDGIVSDHQAILTTLAARLGDDIGPKLHALYAACSDERRVLSDLKAPKRRLLWASRIDRQKRPELLAEIARGLQTSQPGISIHVHGNAPVGCEPECLREMPDLVYKGTFDGLSTIDVEDYDALIYTAAFDGLPNVVLEAMAVGLPVIAPAVGGIGEAISSETGFLVPDLIDDDALTAAYLAAVAELYADPAEARRKADNARKLIDIRHSIHEHQARIAEIFELPATTHERIRPAQSIMRANGVRATRPLPAGPILIGGQGPDAASPN; encoded by the coding sequence ATGGGTACATTGAACGATTCCATGGCGATAGCCGCCCTGAAGGGGCGTATGAAAACCAGGCTTGATCGCGAGCGCGCGGCCAAACCTTCCCCGAACGGACCAGCCCGAACCTTCGCGAAGATCGACATCTCCGTCGTGTTGAACCTGCATGATGAAGCCCGTTACTTGGTTAGGACGCTTCGATCCTTGCTGGAGGCGATGCAATACGCAGCCCAATTCGGATTACGCATGGAGCTTGTCGTGGTTCTCGACAACGCCGATGCCCCTACGCAAACTGCGCTCTCGAGCTTCGACCTCACTGCCTTCGACCAGTTTCAGGTCGTCGAAGTCTCCCACGGTTCGCTCGGCCCTTCGCGCCATGCGGGCATCGATGCGGCTCGTGGCGCCATCATCGCGACCGCCGACGGGGACGATCTCGTCAGCTTCGACTATTTCCATCGCATGCACGGCGCACTGAAGGCCGGCGGGCCAAAGTCGATCGTCTGCCCCGAATATTATCTGGGCTTCGGCACTACCTGTTACGTGTGGAAGTTCCTGCCGCTGAGAACCATCGGCGCCGCGTCCATGATGGACAACCACCCCTTCGTCTCGCGGATCATGCTCTACCGCGAGGCCTTCAAGGAACTGCACTTCGCCGACGTTTCCTACAAATCCGGCTACGCCTACGAAGACTGGCATTTCAACTGTACGGCGGTCGCGCACGGCTATGACGTCGCGATCGCCAAGGATGCTCTCGTCTTCTACCGGGAACGCCAGAAGAGCATGAGCCGCCGCTTTCGTGCCGAGACCCCGGGCCTCGTTCCGCCGAGCCCCTTCTTCGAACCGGCACGGTTCCACAAAATCGCCTGGGCCGATTTCAACGGTGACTTGTCCCACAGCGAGGCTCCGTCTTTCTCGGCCGCTGCCTTTGCGGACCTGCCCGGAATGGCGGACCTCGTCGCAGCAGCCAATGCTATCGATCCTGCGATCAGTCTCGGGATCCTGAAAGGCAGGCACGGCAACACGAACTTCACGCGGCCGGCCGGGTTGTCGCGCGCCTATTTCGAGCTTTGCGGCATTCTCGCTGGTCAGGAGTTCACCGACATTCTGCTGGTCCCCTATCTCACGCGGGGCGGTGGCGAGAAGTTCATCCTGTCGGTTCTTTCGGCGCTGAAGGCAGAGCGGCCCGACACGCGCTGCCTCGTGCTCGGCGGCCAGCGCATCGTCCAACATCACTGGGTGGACCGTCTTCCCGACGACAGCTTGTTTGTCGATCTGCACAGCCTCGGCGTCACGGGCCTGACCGAGGCCGATATCGAAACGATCACCCTGCGGATCATCCAGCATCAACCGGGGTTACAGCGCCTGCATCTGAAACACTGCGAATATGTCGATGCGTTCATGCGCAACCATGCGGATCGGCTAGGCGACGTCTCGACCTATTTCTACCACTTCTGTGAAGCCGTCGACACGGTCCAGGGCCTGCGGTTCGAGAACGGATTCGGCTTCGATCTGATCACAGAAGCCGGTCACAGGTTCGACGGCATCGTTTCGGATCATCAGGCAATCCTCACCACCCTGGCCGCAAGGCTGGGAGATGATATCGGCCCGAAGCTTCACGCCCTTTACGCGGCTTGCAGCGATGAGCGGCGCGTATTGTCGGACCTTAAGGCACCGAAACGGCGGCTGCTTTGGGCGTCGCGCATCGATCGCCAGAAACGTCCCGAACTTCTGGCTGAAATCGCCCGTGGCCTTCAAACCAGCCAGCCCGGCATCTCTATTCACGTTCACGGGAACGCGCCCGTCGGGTGCGAGCCCGAGTGTCTCCGCGAAATGCCCGACCTCGTCTACAAGGGCACCTTCGATGGCCTTTCGACCATCGACGTCGAGGACTACGACGCACTGATCTACACGGCTGCGTTCGACGGCCTGCCGAACGTCGTGCTGGAGGCGATGGCCGTGGGTTTGCCGGTGATTGCGCCGGCGGTCGGCGGCATCGGCGAAGCCATAAGTTCCGAAACCGGCTTTCTCGTTCCCGACCTGATCGATGACGACGCTCTCACAGCCGCCTATCTGGCTGCGGTGGCGGAGCTCTACGCAGATCCCGCCGAGGCGCGACGCAAGGCGGACAATGCCCGCAAGCTGATCGACATCCGCCATTCGATCCACGAGCACCAGGCCCGCATCGCCGAGATTTTTGAGCTTCCCGCGACCACACACGAGAGGATCCGGCCAGCGCAAAGCATCATGCGTGCTAACGGGGTGCGCGCAACGAGGCCGTTGCCCGCCGGACCAATTCTCATTGGCGGACAGGGCCCGGACGCAGCAAGTCCGAACTGA